One genomic window of Punica granatum isolate Tunisia-2019 chromosome 1, ASM765513v2, whole genome shotgun sequence includes the following:
- the LOC116214069 gene encoding E3 ubiquitin-protein ligase UPL6 codes for MFFSGDPSTRKRVALGGRSTKERDRQKLLEQTRLERERRSWQRKQTSAAIKIQKFYRGRKDMQATRGEIREQFYRTYGKRCEKADSHCFCPDSAFLRQLLFFFNANNVGDFSILVEVCRFLRQYMQEQGDLVSLFAGMDYSSKKALVDYRVKQLAYTCIQAVCKNRDKLRKQPSLLFSGSSQPMVLLLEAAALLIEPNLPWVCKTVGYLLQRNILADFREIILILQESTRTASCSEFLSSLERLLGLMIPHTGQMPCSCPSVDLQWSFSSQLLTVPFLWRLFPHLKEVFATQGYGQYYIHQMTFCMKNYAGVLPKDLSPELPGYACLLGNILETAGVALAQPNCSFEMAIDLAAVLTCLLEAVTPLKKSSQENKESSMLSDDDVMSDDDFMSMTLNKDLEQHILSVINSRFLLQLINALFGPLRVGGLNHEQSDRRRVAAVDAACAFLHVAVDTFPLDQILIVLAYGTELVTVLWKFIKWCHENDKWPVLSELSQYLGGEAPGWLLPLAVFCPVFKHMLMLTDNEEFYEQGKPLPLEDIRCLIVILRQALWQPLWTQPKIACNQVKGAAKSLSNNRSRSEILQHKVSVEASQLLSQLQDWNNRRQFTPPSDFHADGVNETFISQAAVENTKAHEILKQAPFLIPFTSRVKIFASQLAAHKQRHGSQAVFTRNRFRIRRDHILEDAYDQMSALSEEDLRGLIRVTFINEFGVEEAGIDGGGIFKDFMENITRAAFDCQYGLFKETSDHLLYPNPGSGMIHEQHLQFFHFLGTLLAKAMYEGILVDIPFATFFLSKLKQKHNYLNDLPSLDPELYRHLIFLKNYKGDISELELYFVIVNNEYGEQKEEELVPNGRDMRVTNENVITFVRLVANHRLNLQIRQQSTHFLRGFHQLMQKEWIDMFNEHELQLLISGSLESLDVDDLRDHTNYAGGYQKDHYVIEMFWEVLKGFSFENQKKFLKFVTGCSRGPLLGFKYLEPALCIQRAGGAASDEALDRLPTSATCMNLLKLPPYTSKEQLETKLLYAINADAGFDLS; via the exons ATGTTCTTCAGCGGCGATCCCTCTACGCGCAAGCGCGTGGCGTTGGGGGGCCGTAGCACTAAGGAGAGGGACCGGCAGAAGCTTTTGGAGCAGACTCGGTTGGAACGGGAACGGAGATCGTGGCAGAGGAAGCAGACCAGCGCTGCGATCAAAATACAG AAATTTTATAGGGGGAGGAAGGACATGCAAGCTACACGGGGTGAAATACGAGAACAATTTTACCGGACTTATGGGAAGCGTTGTGAAAAAGCTGACAG TCATTGTTTCTGTCCAGATTCAGCTTTCCTCCGCCAGttacttttcttcttcaatgctaATAATGTTGGTGATTTTTCAATCCTTGTGGAGGTGTGTCGATTTCTTCGACAGTACATGCAAGAGCAGG GTGATCTTGTGAGCCTCTTTGCAGGCATGGATTACTCTTCAAAGAAAGCTTTGGTGGATTATAGAGTGAAGCAACTTGCATATACttgtattcaggctgtctgtAAAAATAG AGATAAGTTGAGGAAACAACCTAGTTTGTTATTTAGTGGATCTAGCCAACCAATGGTTCTCTTGTTAGAAGCAGCTGCTTTGCTGATTGAACCGAATCTACCATGGGTCTGTAAGACAGTCGGGTATCTCTTGCAAAGGAACATTCTTGCAGATTTCAGAGAGATCATTCTAATACTGCAG GAAAGTACCAGAACTGCTAGCTGCAGTGAATTTCTTTCTTCGTTGGAGCGTCTGCTGGGCCTTATGATTCCTCACACTGGTCAGATGCCCTGTAGTTGTCCAAGTGTAGATCTGCAATGGAGTTTCTCATCGCAGCTTCTTACAGTGCCTTTCTTGTGGCGACTTTTCCCACATCTGAAAGAG GTTTTTGCAACACAAGGCTATGGTCAATATTATATCCATCAAATGACGTTCTGCATGAAAAATTATGCCGGTGTACTACCTAAGGATCTATCTCCTGAACTCCCTGGTTATGCCTGTCTCCTTGGAAATATATTGGAAACTGCTGGAGTTGCTTTGGCCCAACCTAACTGCAGTTTTGAAATG GCTATAGACCTCGCCGCAGTTTTGACATGTTTGTTGGAAGCTGTTACCCCTCTGAAGAAATCTAGtcaagaaaataaagaga GTTCCATGCTAAGCGATGATGATGTGATGTCAGACGATGATTTTATGAGTATGACTCTTAATAAAGATTTGGAACAACATATATTAAGTGTGATCAATTCACGCTTTCTTCTCCAATTG ATAAATGCTCTATTTGGACCGTTACGTGTCGGTGGTTTGAATCATGAACAATCTGATCGGAGGCGGGTGGCAGCTGTTGATGCTGCTTGTGCTTTTCTACATGTTGCAGTTGACACTTTCCCCCTTGatcaaattttgattgtgTTAGCATATGGAACTGAACTTGTAACTGTGCTATGGAAGTTTATTAAGTGGTGCCATGAAAATGACAAGTGGCCAGTTTTATCAGAGCTTTCCCAATATTTGGGAGGAGAAGCACCTGGCTGGCTTTTGCCCCTCGCTGTGTTCTGCCCAGTGTTCAA GCACATGCTTATGCTAACTGACAATGAAGAATTTTATGAGCAAGGGAAGCCCCTCCCGTTGGAGGATATCAGATGCTTAATTGTTATTTTGAGACAG GCCTTGTGGCAGCCTCTATGGACGCAACCTAAGATAGCTTGTAATCAAGTGAAAGGTGCTGCTAAAAGCCTTTCTAATAACAGGAGTCGCTCAGAAATCCTTCAGCACAAGGTTAGCGTGGAAGCTTCTCAGCTTCTCTCTCAG CTGCAAGATTGGAATAACAGAAGGCAGTTCACTCCTCCCAGTGACTTCCACGCAGATGGTGTAAATGAAACTTTCATTTCTCAG GCTGCGGTTGAGAACACCAAAGCTCACGAGATATTGAAGCAAGCCCCGTTCTTGATTCCATTTACTAGTAGGGTGAAGATATTTGCT TCACAGCTGGCTGCACATAAGCAAAGGCATGGGTCTCAAGCTGTTTTCACCAGAAACCGGTTCAGAATACGGCGTGATCATATTTTGGAAGATGCTTACGATCAGATGAGTGCATTATCTGAAGAGGATCTTCGAGGGCTG ATTCGCGTCACATTTATCAATGAATTTGGAGTTGAGGAGGCTGGTATTGATGGAGGCGGAATTTTCAAAGATTTCATGGAAAATATTACAAGAGCAGCCTTTGATTGTCAGTATGGATTGTTTAAG GAGACATCCGATCATTTGCTTTATCCTAATCCTGGATCCGGCATGATACATGAACAGcatcttcaattttttcattttcttggaACTCTTCTCGCGAAG GCCATGTACGAAGGAATTCTTGTGGATATACCATTTGCAACTTTCTTCTTGAgcaaattaaagcaaaa GCACAACTATTTGAATGACTTGCCTTCTTTGGACCCGGAACTGTATCGTCATCTTATTTTCTTGAAG AATTATAAGGGTGACATTTCGGAATTGGAACTGTACTTTGTTATTGTCAATAACGAATATGGGGAGCAAAAAGAAGAGGAGCTTGTTCCTAATGGGAGAGACATGCGGGTCACTAATGAGAATGTCATAACTTTTGTTCGTCTTGTAGCCAATCACCGGCTAAATTTGCAG ATCCGTCAACAAAGTACGCATTTTCTTAGAGGGTTTCACCAACTTATGCAGAAAGAGTGGATAGATATGTTCAATGAGCATGAACTTCAG CTCCTAATATCAGGTTCCTTGGAAAGTTTGGATGTTGATGATCTGCGCGACCACACCAATTATGCTGGTGGTTATCAGAAG GATCACTATGTCATCGAGATGTTCTGGGAAGTTCTCAAAGGTTTCTCATTTGAGaatcaaaagaaatttttgaA ATTCGTGACCGGGTGCTCTCGGGGTCCGCTTCTTGGATTCAAATATCTGGAGCCTGCACTCTGCATACAGAG GGCTGGAGGTGCTGCTTCTGATGAAGCTCTTGACCGGTTACCAACGTCTGCTACCTGCATGAATCTTCTCAAGCTTCCTCCATACACAAG CAAAGAGCAGCTAGAGACAAAACTGCTCTATGCCATCAATGCCGATGCCGGGTTCGACCTGAGTTGA